CGCTTCCGTCGCGGTCTTCTGCATCCTCGCCGCCCTGCTCGCGTCGGTGACCCATCTCACCTTCGAGGAGACTGTCTGGCCTGCCACGCCGGCCGGCTGGGCAAGCATCGCCGCCCTCGGCCTCGGCCCCGTGGGCGGGGCGTTCTATGTCTGGGATATCGGGGTAAAGAAAGGGGACATTCAACTTCTGGGAACGGCCTCCTATGCCGCTCCGCTGCTGTCCACGGTCTTTCTGGTTCTGGCGGGGATCGCCGTGCCGCACCTGTCGCTTCTGATCGCTGCGGCCCTCGTCACGGCCGGGGCCGGTCTGGCCGCTTTCGCAAGCCGCCAAACCGGGTAATCCGTGCGTCAGGCTGTGCTCAGACGCGTGATTTCTTCCTTGAGGCGGAGCTTCTGTTTCTTGAGGTCAGCGATCCGAAGGCCGTCAGCGCTGGGGGAGCGCTGCGCGAGTTCCACGGCCTCCGAGAGGGATTTGTGCTTTTTCTTCAGTTCTTCGATATGGGAAGTCAAGCTCATGTCGTCTCCTCTCTTGTCATGGCTAGCTTCAGGAACGTCACCGCTCCATGAAAACTATGTAACGAGTGCACCATAGAAACCGAGTCGTGTCACGGCCTTGATTTGCAACAAAGT
The nucleotide sequence above comes from Celeribacter indicus. Encoded proteins:
- a CDS encoding YdcH family protein, with translation MSLTSHIEELKKKHKSLSEAVELAQRSPSADGLRIADLKKQKLRLKEEITRLSTA